Below is a window of Desulfomonilaceae bacterium DNA.
CGGTCTCTTCTTGAATAGCACGGATAATTTTTCCACCAGGGCCGATAATGTCACGGATTTTGTCAGGATTGATGAACATAACGAATATTCGGGGAGCGTACGGCGAGATTTCTTCTCTTGGCCCCTGAATGACCTTATACATTTCGTCAAGGATGTGCTCACGTCCCTGTTTCGCCTGAAAAAGCGCCTCAGCCAGCACTTCCCTTGTGATACCCTCAATCTTTATATCCATCTGGAGAGCTGTCACACCTTGTCGAGTGCCGGTAACTTTAAAATCCATGTCTCCATGATGGTCTTCGTCACCAATGATGTCCGACAGAATTGCAGTTCGGCCTTCTCCCTCAAGCAGCCCCATGGCGATTCCAGCCACCGGTTCGGTCAATCGAACACCAGCGTCCATGAGTGAAAGCGAAGCCCCACATACTGTGGCCATCGAAGATGAACCATTAGATTCTAGAATTTCTGAAACTACTCTTATAGTGTAAGGAAAATCTTCATCATCCGGCAGAAGATAAGCGATTGAGCGTTCCGCGAGGGCTCCATGCCCCACTTCTCTGCGCGATGGCCCTCTCAGAAATTTTACCTCCCCAACAGAGAATGGAGGGAACTTGTAGTGAAGCATAAAGGATTTGTAACTGGATCCTTCAAGGGCCTCCACTTTTTGTTCGTCTGAAGACGTTCCTAGAGTTACAACAACGAGGGCTTGTGTCTCCCCACGGGTAAACAACGCGCTCCCATGTGTTCTAGGCAGCACACCAACTTCACAGCTTATGTCCCTAACATCTTTAAAGCCCCGTCCCCCGATTCTTACGTTTTTATCGAGGATCATGCTCCGAATAAAATAGCGTTCAATTTCTTCGAAATATGACAGAATTTCTGGTCTGCGGGCTTTGAATTCATCACCCAAAGATTCTAACGCTGTGGAACAGATTTCGTTCAGTTTGGCTCGACGCTCCAGTTTGGCTGCAATAGTCAGAGCGCTATCAATTTGGTCACCCCAGTCAGCCATGATTTTGTTGAATAGGTTGTCGTCCCTAAATTTGGGGGTCACCGCACGCTTTGGCTTGCCGGCGACTTCACGCAGTTTTTCCTGAGCTTCTACTATGTTGAGAACTTCTTCGTAGGCCCTGTAAATGGCGTCTACCACAACCTGTTCAGGAACGCGGTCGGCTCCGCCTTCAACCATCACTATTCCCTGCCTGGACCCAACGACTATCAGATTGAGGTCTGAATAAGAATCCTCGAGAGGAGCGGGATTGATGATGAAACTACCTTCAACTCTGCCAATTCTTACAGCTCCTATTGGTCCGTTGAACGGTATTTCCGAGATATGCAGGGCCGCTGAAGCGCCGTTGATCGCCATCATGTCGGGCTCGTGCTCTCCATCGGACGACAGAACTGTAGCGATGATTTGAGTCTCTGAGACAAACCCCTCGGGAAACAGCGGCCTTATAGGCCGGTCTATAAATCTCGAGGTAAGTATCTCCTTTTCGGTAGGTCGTCCCTCACGCTTGAAGAAACCACCAGGTATCTTCCCGGCGGCATAAGTCATTTCCAGATAATCCACAGTTAAAGGAAAGAAATCGATACCTTCTCTACCTTGCTTTTCAGCTACTGAAGTAACTAAAACAACCGTATCACCGGTCTGGACAAGGACTGAACCAGAAGCCTGCTTCGCCAAGCGTCCAGTTTCAAAAGTCATTTCTTTTCCCGACACAGTACAGCTAATTCTGTGCGCCATATCGCTTTTTGATCCTCTCTAGAAATTCCCTAAATGCAGGCGCATGTCCAAAACCGTTTGATCGGCAAGACACCGGCTATTTTCGAATTCCTAATTCAGTAATAATGGTTTTGTATCTATCAACATTTTTTGACTTCAAATAATCAAGCAGGCGCCTTCTTTGCCCTACCAATTTCAGCAGCCCTCTTCTAGAATGGTGGTCTTTTTTATGGACCTTAAAATGCTCTGTCAGATATCCAATTCTTTCACTCAATAACGCGATTTGAACCTCTGGAGAGCCAGTATCTGAAGAGTGTATCCGAAATTTTTCGATGATAGATTGCTTTTTCTCACTCTGGAACGCCAATTTCTAATCTCCTCTTGCGCAATTTTTGTAGGTTCACAAAGTTAATCAAAAATTAATACCACACGCATTATTCAATGTAAAGTCCGACAACGCGCATGAAAAATGTAAGCGAGTGACTAGCTCACATTGCCCAAACAAAGTTTCTTTTTTGGTTTTTCATCCTTATCTCCCAATATCATACGATTGTTCTTTATGATGAACGAATGGCGCTTACCTTTGATGGCAGATCTGATTCCTATGGATTACTCCTGTTAGTCTCTCGTGGTTATTCGCAAGATTATATCAGTTGATTAGGTATTTGCTGTTTTTCCGTTTCCCGACTTTATCGCTCGGAAATTGTGTTCATGAGCTTCAACTATTTGATTTGCTTCCCAAGATGAGCTACTATTAAAGGAGTATATTGAAAAATACGATGACACCGACTTTATTCCCATCAACAGATAAATGACCCACAACATGCTGGTTATATTAAATAACTAAACTAGGCCCGTCAGGAGAAGAATCAAAATGAGTTTTTTTGATCAGTTGAGCCAAATTGTCGGACCAGAGAATGTGACTACCTCTCATGTGGATTGTTTGGCCTATTCCAGAGACATGTCTATCCATGCCGGCATTCCTCAAGCAATTGTTTTTGTGTCAAGTACCGAGCAGGTAAGTGACATTGCCAAACTATCGAACCAGGAAAAAATTCCGGTCACTGCTCGCGGAACGGGTTCCTCGGTCACCGGCGCCGTGCTCCCAATCAAGGGAGGGGTGGTCCTGGATTTCACCAGGATGAACTCGGTCTTAGAGATTAACAAAGCTGACGGTTATGTGGTGGTTCAACCTGGTGTCATTTGTAACGCGCTGAACGCAAAACTCGCTCCTACTCATTTCTTTCCACCCGACCCAGGAAGCGCGGCCATCGCAACCATTGGCGGGATG
It encodes the following:
- the pnp gene encoding polyribonucleotide nucleotidyltransferase, whose protein sequence is MAHRISCTVSGKEMTFETGRLAKQASGSVLVQTGDTVVLVTSVAEKQGREGIDFFPLTVDYLEMTYAAGKIPGGFFKREGRPTEKEILTSRFIDRPIRPLFPEGFVSETQIIATVLSSDGEHEPDMMAINGASAALHISEIPFNGPIGAVRIGRVEGSFIINPAPLEDSYSDLNLIVVGSRQGIVMVEGGADRVPEQVVVDAIYRAYEEVLNIVEAQEKLREVAGKPKRAVTPKFRDDNLFNKIMADWGDQIDSALTIAAKLERRAKLNEICSTALESLGDEFKARRPEILSYFEEIERYFIRSMILDKNVRIGGRGFKDVRDISCEVGVLPRTHGSALFTRGETQALVVVTLGTSSDEQKVEALEGSSYKSFMLHYKFPPFSVGEVKFLRGPSRREVGHGALAERSIAYLLPDDEDFPYTIRVVSEILESNGSSSMATVCGASLSLMDAGVRLTEPVAGIAMGLLEGEGRTAILSDIIGDEDHHGDMDFKVTGTRQGVTALQMDIKIEGITREVLAEALFQAKQGREHILDEMYKVIQGPREEISPYAPRIFVMFINPDKIRDIIGPGGKIIRAIQEETGTKIEVDDTGKVIIASVDVAGAEEAKKAIQSLTQQAEIGKIYEGTVRKITDFGAFVEIFPGTDGLVHISQLAHERVRKVSDVVREGETVLVKVIGIDPQGKIKLSRKDALSNE
- the rpsO gene encoding 30S ribosomal protein S15; amino-acid sequence: MAFQSEKKQSIIEKFRIHSSDTGSPEVQIALLSERIGYLTEHFKVHKKDHHSRRGLLKLVGQRRRLLDYLKSKNVDRYKTIITELGIRK